One Lentisphaerota bacterium genomic window, GCGGATGCGGGTGTAAGCGTTCTCAGGCGCGGCGTCCCGGTACTCCGCCTTGTCATAAAGCTCACCCATTTCCTCGTCCATCCAGGCCTCCACGCCCGCAGCCCTGGCCTTCTCCCTCAACAGGTCTGCCGCACGAACCATGTGCCGGACATCATCAACGGCATAGTCCACCTGTTCGGGGGACAGCGGACGAACCGTCCAATCCGTGCGGGTCTGGCCCTTCTGCAACTGCACCCCCAGGAGAACGGCCAGCAGATTCTGGAGCGAGGTCTGACTGTCCAGTCCGGCGAATCCGGCCGCAAGACGCGTGTCAAAGACATGCCGTGCCGGAGCGCCTGATGCGCGGGTCAGGATCATCAAATCCTGCGGCGCATCGTGCAAAATCTTTTCGATCCGGGGGTCGGCGAGCATATCGGCCAGTGGCGACAGATCGGGAACGGCCACCGTATCGATCAGATGACAGGTCCCATCGGCCAGCGCCATCTGGACCAGACCGAGGATCGGATAGAATGTCCGCTCCCAGACAAACTCCGTATCCAGCGCCACGCGCGGTTGATCCATCAATCGACCGACCAGATTTTGCAGGTCGCTCTTGGTTTGAATGTAGTACATAGGCCTTCCTGTTGCTTGGTGATGACGTGTTCCGGCGAGCGGCCCCTACCCCGTCACCGCCTCGGCGATGGCTTGGGTTCCATGGTAGAGGTATTTACCCCACCCGACGGTGAACAGGAAGTCGCCGTACAGCGCGTGTTCGAGATTGGAGAGGCCGACGCGCCGCGTCGCGCGGTACGTTGACAAGAACATCAGCCCGCCGAAGAACGTGAAGAGCATCGCCCACGGATTGCGAAACGGCAGATGCGCCAGACTGAACACCGCCGCCCCAGCGATCAGGGACACGCGCGAATGGGCTCCGAACAACGCCGTATAGCGGGCCTCATAGAAGACGCGGTAGATGATCCCCTGCGGACAGACCGAAATCAGGGGATAACCGATCAGGATCATCCCCCACAGCACAGGCTTCTGGCGCGGAAGGCTGAACAGCACGTCAGGCTCAAACAGCGCCAGCGCCAGCGTGAGGATCAGCGCCGCAGCCAAAAAACGCAGCAAGACGGGTTTGATCCGATACCTCCCGCCGTCCCAGGCGTAGAGCACCCGCATCCGATCAGGCCATGGCTTCCGAGACAGGGAGAACCAGATCACAGCCCCTGCGACCCACAACACGGGCAGCAGGGCACGCGCCGGAACCAGAAACCGGAGCGCCAGAGGCACGCCGATGTAGAGCGCCGCAAACTCCGCCCAGCGCCAGAGGGCGACCGCTAGACTGCGGTAGGGGTTGCCATAGATGTCGGTCATGATGCCAGCCCCTCCCGCTCCCGATCCGTCCCGCTCGCAGGCGTGTTTCGCAACAGGCCGGGAAGCAGCAGCAGCAGCAGCAGGACCGCCGCCGCCACCGACCAGACCGAGCCCTGCCCGGCATGGTCATGCGCGGGCTGAATGATCGGCACACTCTCGCGGACGCCAGCAATCACACCGTCCAGCAGGACTCCCGCAAGGCAGGAGACGAGTCCGATCGCCCCCAGATAGGCGGCCGTGCCCGCGCGGCCAATCTGCCGCCACATCGCCACGATTCCAGCCGCATTGGTCGCCGGCCCCGAGATCAAAAAAACCATCGCCGCTCCTGGCGAGACACCCATGTGAATAAAGGTTGCCGCGATCGGAACCGACGAGGCCGAACAGACGTAGATCGGAATGCCGATCGCCAGCGCCAGCGCATACGAGGCGATTCCGGGCGGGAGGCGTCCGGCAAAAAAATCCTCCGGCACCACGCCCGACACCACGCCCGATATCAGCACGCCTAGAATCAACGGCCGGGCCATGTCACGCGGCAACGTCACGAATCCGGTCTGAAGCGCGCGCAGCCAGACGGATGGCTCGCCACGGACCGCCTCGGCGGGCACCGCATGTCCCTCACAACACGACTCACCCGCTCCCGTCGTAGCCGGGAAAGCCGGCTTCACACCGTCACCGCAGCAACATGACCCCGACGTCGCGGGCGGTTGCGCCACTGGCGCAACCGCATCCTCACCGCACACCCAATCCGTCAGTAGCCCCGCCACAATGCCCGAGACAAACGCCGCTGCGACGCGAAGGACCGTGATGATGGGCCCCAGCAGGGAATAGGTGAGAAGAATACTGTCCACGCCCGTCTGCGGGGTGGAGGCAAGGAAACTGACGGTGGCACCCTTCCCCGCGCCCGCCTTGCGCAACGAGAAGGCCAGCGGTATCACGCCGCACGAGCATAGCGGCAGCGGCACGCCCAACAGCGCGGCCTTCACCACTTGCCCCACCCCACGTCGGCCGAGGTGGCGCGCGACCCAGGCGGGCGTCAATACAACCGAGAGCGCTCCAGCCACAGCAAACCCCAGCAACAGGTAAGGTGCCATCAGCAGCACCACCTGCCAGATCGCCGCAATACTAATCGCCGTCTTGCTCATGGGTGTAGTGTATCATCGACTGCACGTCGCTGAAAGATCAGAATATTCCGCCACCGGTCCGACATTCGGCATTGTCTCCCTTCCCCCGCTCGGCTACACTGGGTCCACCTATGTTTGACCTCATCCTGGCAGGCGGTACGGTGATAGACGGAACGTGCGGGGCGCGCCCCGTCCGAGCCGACGTGGGCGTGCACCGAGGCCGTATCACGGCGGTCTGCGACCTCCGCGCCGTCGAGGCCCGCGAACGCATCGATGCCACCGCCTGCTGGGTCACGCCAGGCTTCATTGACGCCCACTCGCACTCCGACACCTATCTGCTGCTGGAGCCCGATGCGCCCAGCAAGGTCTCTCAGGGGATCACCACCGAAGTGGTCGGTCAATGCGGCGGCAGCGGGGTGCCCGCGCTGGACGACCAGTGCCTCGCCTCAGATTGGGCCGCGATGATCTATCCGCGATGTTCGGGCGGCCGTGGCCGCCTCCGCGCGACCGGCGAACCCGGTTCCACCTGGCGCACGGTCGCCGAGTATCGTGCGCTGTGGGAGGAGGTTCGCCCCGCTGTCAATGCCAAGCTCTACGTCGGCCACAATACCCTCCGCAAAGGGGTCATGGGCTATGCGCCGCGTCCGGCCGACGCGGGAGAGACGGCGCGGATGATCCGCAACCTGGAGCAGGCGCTCGACGAGGGTGCCTCGGGACTGAGCACCGGGCTGGTCTACCAGCCTGGCAAATTTGCGCTACCCGACGAAGTGCTCAAGCTCGCCTCCGCGGCGGCTGCCCGGGGGGCCGGGTACGCCACCCACATGCGCAGCGAGGGCGACCACCTGTTGGAGGCGCTTGATGAGGTACTCGCCCTGACCCGCGCGACCGGTATCCGCATCCAAATCTCGCATCTCAAGACGGCTCACCCGCGCAACTGGCACAAGATCGATGCCGCGCTGGAGCGGATTGAGCGCGCGCGCGCCTTGGGCCTGGCCGTTTATGCCGACCGCTATCCCTACACGTTCGGCGCCACCGAGCTGGACATGATCCTTCCCAACTGGGCTTCGGACGGCGGACCTGCGGTGATTCTGAGAACGCTGGACGATCCGGAGACACGTGCGCGGGTTGTCGCCGAACTCGATGCGGCGGAGATCGACTGGTCCGGTGTGATCGTGGGCGGCTGTTATTCCAGTCCGAGCCAAGCCTACTGCGGCAGTTCCCTGGCCGATGCCGCACGGCAGCGCGGCGAGACACCCGGCGCAACGGCGGCATGGCTGATCCGCGAAGGGAGGGCTAAAACCGGCGCGTTCTTCGGAGGCATGTCGGAAGACAATCTGCGGCGGATCTACCGCCAGCCCTGGGTCATGGTCGGCAGCGACGCCTCGCTGCGCGCCCCCACCGGGGTGCTTGGCGCCGACCATCCGCACCCGCGGGCGTACGGCACCATGCCGCGATTCTTCCGGATGGCCGTCGATGAAGGGCTGATGGACGCATCCGAGGCGATCCATCGCATGACAGGCCTCCCCGCTGAGGCGTTTGGGCTCTCCGAACGCGGACGAATTGCGCCAGGGTACCATGCAGACGTAGCGGTGTGGGATCCCACATCCTTCGCTTCCACGGCTACCTATGGAGCCCCCCATTGTTTTGCCACCGGCATGCGACACGTCGTGATCAACGGCGCCGTCACCTATGATAACGGCCGTTTTACGGGGCGTCGGAGCGGAATTATTTTACACCATACTTGACAGAACCCCCTAATTCTGTTTTCATCATGCCCGCTTTCTAAAGGCCGCTAGCTCAGTTGGTAGAGCACATGACTTTTAATCATGTGGTCGCGGGTTCGACTCCCGCGCGGCCTACCACTCTAAACCGTTGAATATAAGAGGTTTAGATGTCAATAAACGGGTAAAACGTATCTCTTGGCATAGTCCTGAAAATGGCATAAAAAGGCAGTTTTTGGCAGGTGTTTTGTCAGCAATTTGTCACCACCAGATACCCGCTTTTGACCGTTTCTTTTCAGGATTTCGCTGCAACCCCGCTTCCCTGCCGCCTCTCAAGCGGCGCCTCCGATGCAGTCCTGCCGGAACCGTGCCACCATCGCGTCGAGATCGCTGATCCTGAACAGGCATGTTTTCTCGCCCAGTTTACTG contains:
- a CDS encoding permease, which encodes MSKTAISIAAIWQVVLLMAPYLLLGFAVAGALSVVLTPAWVARHLGRRGVGQVVKAALLGVPLPLCSCGVIPLAFSLRKAGAGKGATVSFLASTPQTGVDSILLTYSLLGPIITVLRVAAAFVSGIVAGLLTDWVCGEDAVAPVAQPPATSGSCCCGDGVKPAFPATTGAGESCCEGHAVPAEAVRGEPSVWLRALQTGFVTLPRDMARPLILGVLISGVVSGVVPEDFFAGRLPPGIASYALALAIGIPIYVCSASSVPIAATFIHMGVSPGAAMVFLISGPATNAAGIVAMWRQIGRAGTAAYLGAIGLVSCLAGVLLDGVIAGVRESVPIIQPAHDHAGQGSVWSVAAAVLLLLLLLPGLLRNTPASGTDREREGLAS
- a CDS encoding D-aminoacylase, coding for MFDLILAGGTVIDGTCGARPVRADVGVHRGRITAVCDLRAVEARERIDATACWVTPGFIDAHSHSDTYLLLEPDAPSKVSQGITTEVVGQCGGSGVPALDDQCLASDWAAMIYPRCSGGRGRLRATGEPGSTWRTVAEYRALWEEVRPAVNAKLYVGHNTLRKGVMGYAPRPADAGETARMIRNLEQALDEGASGLSTGLVYQPGKFALPDEVLKLASAAAARGAGYATHMRSEGDHLLEALDEVLALTRATGIRIQISHLKTAHPRNWHKIDAALERIERARALGLAVYADRYPYTFGATELDMILPNWASDGGPAVILRTLDDPETRARVVAELDAAEIDWSGVIVGGCYSSPSQAYCGSSLADAARQRGETPGATAAWLIREGRAKTGAFFGGMSEDNLRRIYRQPWVMVGSDASLRAPTGVLGADHPHPRAYGTMPRFFRMAVDEGLMDASEAIHRMTGLPAEAFGLSERGRIAPGYHADVAVWDPTSFASTATYGAPHCFATGMRHVVINGAVTYDNGRFTGRRSGIILHHT
- the rnd gene encoding ribonuclease D — translated: MYYIQTKSDLQNLVGRLMDQPRVALDTEFVWERTFYPILGLVQMALADGTCHLIDTVAVPDLSPLADMLADPRIEKILHDAPQDLMILTRASGAPARHVFDTRLAAGFAGLDSQTSLQNLLAVLLGVQLQKGQTRTDWTVRPLSPEQVDYAVDDVRHMVRAADLLREKARAAGVEAWMDEEMGELYDKAEYRDAAPENAYTRIRAGMCMPPRNLAVLKELAAWRERTAREADLPRGFVAADHELVSVAQALPVNEAGLAACRQVDPRMARRRGPDLLAAVQRGLNVPESERPQPLGQPDEQQAGKGRIQALQAVIRKKAEARMIDARIVATKADMIRMLIADSEAGARPEDHRLLRGWRAELLGPCNTTGAPRGCGSAGETLDLRCEHGVGSR